Proteins encoded by one window of Streptacidiphilus sp. PB12-B1b:
- a CDS encoding G1 family glutamic endopeptidase, producing the protein MSSPIARGTATAGRSPFRAKALTLAAAAALATAVLPASAAAASAQPFGYAPVGLASVHGSQWASSSPWGGYVATGSGFRSIVGSWTEPPVTCTSRNNLFAPWVGIDGYGSQTVEQTGAQVSCSSGRAVYSAWYEMYPANPVYLSNPVAAGDSFTGSVTTTGNGSYKISLSDNTQGWTYNTTQRLSAQNVSAEAIIESPTSSYPKFTATSFSGITVNGNTFSAYNPIPLSSGGYSPTALNGGSFSLVP; encoded by the coding sequence ATGTCCTCTCCGATAGCCCGCGGCACCGCGACCGCCGGCCGATCCCCTTTCCGCGCAAAGGCGTTGACGCTGGCGGCGGCCGCCGCGCTGGCCACCGCGGTGCTCCCGGCCAGTGCCGCGGCGGCGAGCGCGCAGCCGTTCGGCTACGCCCCCGTCGGGCTGGCCTCGGTGCACGGCAGCCAGTGGGCGAGCAGCAGCCCCTGGGGCGGCTACGTCGCCACCGGCAGCGGGTTCCGCAGCATCGTCGGCTCCTGGACCGAGCCCCCGGTCACCTGCACCAGCCGGAACAACCTGTTCGCCCCCTGGGTCGGCATCGACGGCTACGGCTCGCAGACCGTCGAGCAGACCGGCGCGCAGGTCTCCTGCTCCTCCGGCCGCGCGGTCTACAGCGCCTGGTACGAGATGTACCCGGCCAACCCGGTGTACCTGAGCAACCCGGTCGCCGCCGGTGACAGCTTCACCGGCTCGGTCACCACCACCGGCAACGGCAGCTACAAGATCAGCCTCAGCGACAACACCCAGGGCTGGACCTACAACACCACCCAGCGGCTGAGCGCCCAGAACGTCAGTGCCGAGGCCATCATCGAGTCGCCGACCTCCAGCTACCCCAAGTTCACCGCGACCAGCTTCAGCGGCATCACCGTCAACGGCAACACCTTCAGCGCCTACAACCCGATCCCGCTGTCCAGCGGCGGCTACTCGCCGACCGCGCTCAACGGCGGCTCGTTCTCGCTCGTCCCCTGA
- a CDS encoding cold-shock protein, translating into MATGTVKWFNAEKGFGFIEQDGGGADVFAHYSNINAQGFRELLEGQKVEFDVTQGPKGPQAENIRPL; encoded by the coding sequence ATGGCTACTGGCACCGTGAAGTGGTTCAACGCGGAAAAGGGCTTCGGCTTCATCGAGCAGGACGGCGGCGGCGCCGACGTCTTCGCCCACTACTCGAACATCAACGCCCAGGGCTTCCGCGAGCTGCTCGAGGGCCAGAAGGTCGAGTTCGACGTCACGCAGGGCCCGAAGGGCCCGCAGGCCGAGAACATCCGCCCGCTCTGA
- a CDS encoding LuxR family transcriptional regulator has protein sequence MLTENVWDRDQDAVSCAEEAVYLELCRLGSATLAELASALRMPPTVVLQALVGLHARSLARRPYGDWSGQDGDGAPPPARWSATAPDVALQQFLRDREEETRRLRADITRLLDGYHRSRGLRDPSLGDLVEVVTGRDAIEHLWLTLLDGAREQVAILDKPPFIQLDGVGPELPVLARGVRVRSVYERATLLQPDKLEQVRVLVAAGEQAGTAIGLPFKLALVDARWALLPLAPGTELTGALVVRPSPLLDALAQTFEAQWARAMPVPVPDPQADDGRVELLTLLAAGMTDEGIARRLGVSARTVQRRVSALMGGLGASNRFQAGIQANRRGLL, from the coding sequence GTGCTCACAGAGAACGTCTGGGACCGGGACCAGGACGCGGTGAGCTGCGCCGAGGAAGCCGTCTACCTGGAGCTGTGCCGGCTGGGCAGCGCGACCCTGGCCGAGCTGGCGTCCGCGCTGCGGATGCCGCCGACCGTCGTCCTGCAGGCCCTGGTCGGCCTGCACGCGCGCTCACTGGCGCGCAGACCCTACGGCGACTGGAGCGGCCAGGACGGCGACGGCGCCCCTCCCCCGGCCCGGTGGAGCGCCACCGCCCCGGATGTGGCGCTGCAGCAGTTCCTGCGCGACCGCGAGGAGGAGACCCGCCGCCTGCGCGCCGACATCACCCGGCTGCTGGACGGCTACCACCGCTCGCGCGGACTGCGCGACCCCTCCCTGGGCGACCTGGTCGAGGTGGTCACCGGGCGCGACGCCATCGAGCACCTGTGGCTGACCCTGCTGGACGGCGCACGCGAGCAGGTCGCCATCCTGGACAAGCCGCCGTTCATCCAACTCGACGGCGTGGGGCCGGAGTTGCCGGTCCTGGCCCGGGGCGTGCGGGTGCGCTCGGTGTACGAGCGGGCGACGCTGCTGCAACCGGACAAGCTGGAGCAGGTACGGGTGCTGGTGGCCGCCGGGGAGCAGGCCGGGACGGCGATCGGGCTGCCGTTCAAACTGGCGCTGGTGGACGCCCGTTGGGCGCTGCTGCCGCTGGCCCCCGGCACCGAGCTGACCGGCGCACTGGTGGTCCGGCCGTCACCGCTGCTGGACGCGCTGGCGCAGACCTTCGAGGCGCAGTGGGCCCGCGCCATGCCGGTCCCGGTGCCCGATCCGCAGGCCGACGACGGCCGAGTGGAGCTGCTGACGCTGCTGGCGGCGGGCATGACCGACGAGGGCATCGCCCGGCGGCTCGGCGTGTCCGCGCGCACCGTGCAGCGCCGGGTGAGCGCGCTGATGGGCGGCCTGGGCGCGAGCAACCGCTTCCAGGCCGGGATCCAGGCCAACCGGCGTGGCCTGCTCTGA
- a CDS encoding SCO5918 family protein: MRFTIAGCSFYLQASEVVALMRDVKAEPVTGESVKIGRRSYPIKQVGAMITKQDRRDFSAADVIRAMERLGFTCSPAPAPAPPAELTPEPGTTGDAYQL; this comes from the coding sequence ATGCGCTTCACCATCGCCGGCTGCTCCTTCTATCTGCAGGCGAGCGAGGTCGTGGCGCTCATGCGTGACGTGAAAGCTGAGCCCGTCACCGGGGAGTCCGTCAAAATCGGCCGCCGTTCGTACCCGATCAAGCAGGTCGGGGCGATGATCACCAAGCAGGACCGGCGGGATTTCAGCGCCGCCGACGTCATCCGTGCGATGGAGCGCCTGGGCTTCACCTGCAGCCCCGCGCCCGCCCCCGCGCCCCCCGCCGAGCTCACCCCCGAGCCCGGCACCACCGGCGACGCCTACCAGCTGTAG
- a CDS encoding cupin gives MDDLGQLCEEHLAKARADAHGRSAHLLLHQGPLRQTVIALTAGAALDEHNAPIAASLQTLRGSVVLTAAGGDRTVPTGAIHPVPQERHGLRALEDSVVLLTAVTAVPTPG, from the coding sequence GTGGACGACCTCGGACAGCTCTGCGAGGAGCACCTCGCCAAGGCCCGCGCCGACGCCCACGGGCGCAGCGCGCACCTGCTGCTCCACCAGGGCCCGCTGCGCCAGACCGTGATCGCGCTGACCGCCGGGGCAGCCCTGGACGAGCACAACGCGCCGATCGCGGCCAGCCTGCAGACGCTGCGCGGCAGCGTGGTGCTGACGGCGGCGGGCGGCGACCGCACCGTCCCCACGGGCGCGATCCACCCCGTCCCGCAGGAGCGGCACGGGCTGCGCGCCCTGGAGGACTCGGTGGTCCTGCTCACCGCCGTCACCGCGGTCCCGACACCCGGCTGA